From one Asterias amurensis chromosome 14, ASM3211899v1 genomic stretch:
- the LOC139947104 gene encoding uncharacterized protein produces MAVKTIFVYSVAVVVFTQCVFIVYGQQEAGPAPCTLPSYYFRSYQCKDGSDCYSQYQMCDGYNDCNDKTDELNCYSCDGYNLFYCPSSRQCVSSHEVCDGSLDCRYGEDEDQPECFPTIWNYWRGGQVAGMVIGYVIFLVIVIVIVVAVNKNCKK; encoded by the exons ATGGCCGTCAAAACCATTTTCGTTTATTCTGTCGCTGTGGTGGTTTTTACTCAATGCGTGTTCATTGTATACGGGCAGCAGGAAG CTGGACCGGCCCCCTGTACTTTGCCTTCGTATTATTTTCGCAGTTATCAATGCAAAGATGGGAGTGATTGCTACAGTCAATATCAAATGTGCGACGGTTATAATGATTGTAATGACAAAACCGATGAATTGAACTGTT ATAGTTGTGACGGTTACAACTTGTTCTACTGCCCGTCATCTCGTCAATGTGTCTCAAGTCATGAGGTTTGCGATGGCAGTCTGGATTGCCGCTATGGTGAAGATGAAGACCAGCCTGAATGCT TCCCCACTATTTGGAACTATTGGAGAGGAGGTCAGGTGGCAGGAATGGTCATCGGTTACGTCATCTTTCTTGTCATTGTCATCGTCATCGTCGTGGCAGTGAACAAGAATTGTAAGAAATAA
- the LOC139947112 gene encoding LDL receptor repeat-containing protein egg-1-like produces MRSCNKMAVKIILILSVAVMVFTCVYNVYGQEAACVAGLGDYQCNNGHGCYDSFQKCDSYNACDDKSDDLNCEKCNIYNTFYCPSSRQCVSKDKVCDGSQDCLNGEDEDVTYCSIRCVSGFGDYQCNDGNGCYSDFEKCDYYNTCDDKSDDLNCDSCTGTLSFYCPSSRQCVSTFMVCDGNLDCINGEDESEPAGCLTPCTDGTGAVQCNDGNGCYDLGQKCDVFNECDDKSDELGCDNGCNHPNYFVCPSNLQCIDRSLVCDGQPDCLNGDDEAATYCPTIWNYWSRGQMAGIVIGFVIYLVTVIVIVVVVRKKCKK; encoded by the exons ATGAGATCTTGCAACAAAATGGCCGtcaaaatcattttaattttgtCTGTAGCTGTGATGGTTTTCACTtgcgtgtacaatgtatatgggCAGGAAG CGGCTTGTGTAGCTGGTTTGGGTGATTATCAATGCAATAATGGACATGGATGCTACGACAGTTTCCAGAAGTGCGACTCTTATAATGCATGTGATGACAAATCAGATGATTTGAACTGTG AAAAGTGTAACATTTACAACACGTTCTACTGCCCGTCATCTCGTCAATGTGTTTCAAAGGATAAGGTATGCGATGGCAGTCAGGATTGTCTCAATGGTGAAGACGAAGATGTCACTTATTGTT CTATACGTTGTGTGTCTGGATTTGGTGATTATCAATGCAATGATGGAAATGGATGCTACAGTGATTTTGAAAAATGCGACTATTACAATACATGTGATGACAAATCGGATGACTTGAACTGTG ATAGTTGTACCGGTACCTTGTCTTTCTACTGCCCGTCATCTCGTCAATGTGTGTCAACGTTTATGGTCTGTGATGGCAATCTGGATTGCATCAATGGTGAAGACGAAAGCGAACCTGCTGGTTGTC TTACGCCCTGTACGGATGGTACTGGTGCTGTTCAATGCAATGATGGAAATGGATGCTACGATTTGGGTCAAAAGTGCGACGTTTTTAATGAATGTGATGATAAATCAGATGAATTGGGCTGTG ATAATGGTTGTAACCATCCTAACTATTTCGTCTGCCCGTCAAATCTTCAATGTATAGACAGGAGCCTCGTCTGTGATGGCCAACCGGATTGCCTCAATGGTGACGACGAAGCCGCGACTTATT GCCCCACTATTTGGAACTATTGGAGTAGAGGTCAGATGGCAGGAATTGTCATCGGTTTTGTCATCTATCTTGTCACTGTCATCGTCATTGTCGTTGTAGTGCGGAAGAaatgcaagaagtaa